One segment of Agromyces albus DNA contains the following:
- a CDS encoding ATP-binding protein, translating to MDSISNPYTPNAGAAPEIVVGRDDQIDSFRVLLRRLERGRTEQSMIITGLRGVGKTVLLGQFVDIANAARWEVVEIEASKHDDARFRQAMFSQLKAALLRLSPRARWTERSRRAAEVLSAFAVSVDKQGTFSVSWDVPPAEGHGDHGDLGMDLTDVFVALGEAAAEQQRGVALLIDEVQFLGRSQLEALIQAVHKTVQRKLPITFVGAGLPQIAELAGDAKSYAERLFKFPTIGSLTGDDARKALIEPALVEGVAYDPDAVDLAIEITQGYPYFIQELGYQVWGVATDDRVHREDVEIAKDAYEAKLDGSFFRVRLDRATPLQTAYMRAMAELGPEPQKAADVARVMGRESTQVGPTRAELIDMGLLYTPEHGYAAFTVPDFDRFMLRAVPELKVPEVQKRKKHHDDRHDS from the coding sequence ATGGACAGCATCAGCAATCCGTACACGCCGAACGCGGGTGCAGCTCCCGAGATCGTCGTCGGCAGGGACGACCAGATCGACTCCTTCCGTGTGCTCCTGCGCCGATTGGAGCGCGGTCGTACCGAACAGTCCATGATCATCACAGGCCTCCGCGGCGTCGGGAAGACCGTCCTGCTCGGTCAGTTCGTGGACATCGCGAACGCGGCCCGCTGGGAAGTCGTCGAGATCGAGGCGAGCAAGCACGACGACGCTCGATTCCGGCAGGCGATGTTCTCGCAACTGAAGGCCGCCCTCCTGCGCCTCTCTCCGCGGGCCCGCTGGACGGAGCGAAGCCGTCGCGCAGCAGAGGTGTTGAGTGCCTTCGCGGTCTCCGTCGACAAACAGGGCACATTCAGCGTGTCATGGGATGTGCCGCCGGCCGAGGGCCACGGCGACCACGGCGACCTCGGGATGGATCTCACCGATGTCTTCGTCGCGCTCGGCGAGGCGGCCGCCGAACAGCAGCGTGGAGTTGCGCTGCTCATCGACGAGGTGCAGTTCCTCGGGCGCTCCCAGCTCGAAGCGCTCATCCAGGCGGTTCACAAGACCGTCCAGCGAAAGCTCCCGATCACCTTCGTCGGGGCGGGCCTCCCGCAGATCGCCGAGCTCGCGGGCGACGCGAAGTCCTACGCGGAGCGCTTGTTCAAATTCCCGACGATCGGTTCGCTCACGGGCGACGACGCGCGCAAGGCACTCATCGAGCCGGCCCTCGTCGAGGGCGTTGCATACGACCCTGACGCCGTCGATCTCGCCATCGAGATCACGCAGGGATACCCCTACTTCATCCAGGAACTCGGCTACCAAGTCTGGGGCGTCGCCACCGACGACAGGGTGCATCGCGAAGACGTGGAGATCGCGAAGGACGCGTACGAGGCGAAACTCGATGGCTCCTTCTTCCGCGTGCGGCTCGATCGGGCGACACCGCTCCAGACGGCATACATGCGTGCGATGGCGGAGCTGGGCCCCGAGCCGCAGAAGGCCGCCGACGTCGCACGCGTGATGGGCCGCGAATCGACCCAGGTCGGACCGACCCGGGCGGAACTCATCGACATGGGACTCCTCTACACCCCCGAGCACGGGTACGCCGCGTTCACGGTTCCCGACTTCGACCGGTTCATGCTGCGGGCGGTGCCCGAGCTGAAGGTGCCCGAAGTGCAGAAGCGCAAGAAGCACCACGACGATCGCCACGACTCGTGA